The Anopheles bellator unplaced genomic scaffold, idAnoBellAS_SP24_06.2 scaffold01842_ctg1, whole genome shotgun sequence nucleotide sequence GAACCAGCATATGGCAAGACCATCATTGCTGAGCCAGTGTACGGCAAGTCGCTCATCGCTGAACCAGTTTACGGCAAGACCCTGATTGCTGAGCCAACTTACGCCAAAACCATCGTGTCGGAGCCATTCTACAACAAGGATATCTACGCCCAGCCCATCTATCCAGGCAAGGCTCTGATCGCTGAGCCAGTGTACGGCAAGAGTATCATTGCACAGCCAGCCCCGGTCTACGGTGGAAAGGTCCTGTCCTATGCCCCGAATCTGGCTTACGGTGGAATCGCTTCCCATGGATGGTAAATTGCATATAAGAGCATCAAACTTCGATCGGTTGATGAACACTGCATGTCGAGTGATAAGAAttgtgataaaataaaaccaatcaTTTATGAAAACATAACTTCTGTGCTTGTatatgttgtttttgttttgttcttggAGCGCATATAGTGGACGTTAGATGTAAGGTCAATTTCTCGAAGTTCTAGTGTTTTGATGGAGATCTATTGCTTTTCCTATAATGGAATCATAGTATAGTCAGCTTAAATTTGCTGCATTCAAATTCATGCACTGTAAGTAATGTAGCATACGTTagtggaataaaaatgaaaaataacaaCGATCTGATCTTCAATTTCTCTATCCaaaaatgtttattcataTTTATGTCAGTTACTAAATGTGATCTAATAATGATAcgccttttcattttcatgaTGCTCAAGGCAAACGAAAATTGTTATGGAAAACTATGTATCCTTACttataaaaatgtttttgatAATTTCCGACAAATGTTAGTATAGGCGTGGTGTAGGCTAAATAAGAAATGgtacaaaatataaaaagagGACATACATGAAAGCGATGGTTTCAGAAAAACGTCAATATTAGCAGAAGCTTTTCTGAAATGGTTTAATAGCAGCGCAGATTTTATTTATAGCTATTAagcattaaatattcaaacaagACCATTTTGTGCTTATTGCATAGGTGATTGTAATTACATGCTAAAAgtgtttcaaaataaataaaagaagcacACAACACGGACATTACGCATAAAGCACTAAAA carries:
- the LOC131214680 gene encoding adhesive plaque matrix protein-like, translated to AYGKTIIAEPVYGKSLIAEPVYGKTLIAEPTYAKTIVSEPFYNKDIYAQPIYPGKALIAEPVYGKSIIAQPAPVYGGKVLSYAPNLAYGGIASHGW